From the genome of Atribacterota bacterium:
CATTATTTTTTGTTCCCTCCAAGGCATCAGATGAACACTCCTTTTACTAAGTTTTCATCTGTTATTTTATTAGAAAGTGTTACCTATGTCTTGAAGTTTTTTGTTACTCATGTCCTGAAGTCGTACCAAAAGAATAAAGATACATAATTCAAGGTGTAAGATAAAATTAGTCGTTTGTCGTTGGTAGTTAGTAGCTATTTTAAGACAATCGAATTCAGTAATAAGTGACAAGTAATTAGTGATGAGCAATACCATTTATAAGTTGACCAGTTTACCTGTTGGCCGGTTAAATGCAAGAGTTTACGGTTGACAGTTTACGGTTTTCAGACTAAGACAATACTAAGAATTCGGGCTTAAGTGAATGCTATAGTCTACCGGTCGAAACAGTATCGTGTATCGAGTATTAAATACAAGAAAATAGTCTGCCGGTCAAAAACAAAAATTACAACTCAGTTCCTTTTTTAATTATATTGATGTAATCTAAAAAAATATATTTTTTGTAACGCTTTTTACCGGAGATTTCTCTGATAATATTTATTTTTTCAAACTTTTTTATCAGTTGATTTGCTGTTTCTTTGCTGGTATTTAAATTCTTTACTATATCTGTGGATGTAATAATAGGTTTGATAAAAAGCAGGTTTAATAATTCAACTGCATAAATACTTGAAATCTTATTTAAGAAAAGTGTTTTTAGTAATTTTTCTTTAAGTATGATTATTTCTTTGGCTAAGATAAGGGCTTCTTCTGAAACCTCTTTAATTCCTTCTAAGAAAAATTTTAACCACTCTTCCCATCTATCTTGCTCTCTAATTTCCATTAATAAATCATAATATCTGCTTCTATTCTTTTTTAGATATACACTTAAGTATAATAGGGGGTGAGAAAGTATCTTCTTACAATAAAGATAAAAAGTGATAAGCAATCTACCTACTCTGCCGTTTCCATCTAAAAATGGGTGGATGGTTTCAAATTGAGCATGAATTAAGGCTATTTTAATTAAGGGAGGGATCTCATCTTTTTGATGAATAAATTTCTCCAGCTCTGACATTAGTTCAGGTACTTTTTCCGGTGGTGGAGGAACAAAAATAGCATCAGAAAGAGCAGCTCCGGGTAATCCTATCCAGTTTTGTATTTTTCTGAATTCTCCGGGGATCTTACTGGTACCACGAGTACCCTGGATAAGTATTTTATGTATTTCTTTAATCAATCTATTTGAAATTGGTAACTCAGATAGTCTTGCTATTCCGTAGTTAAGTGCTTTGATATAATTTATTACTTCTTTTACTTCATTGATATCTTCTTCTGGTTCCAAATTTGCTTCGAATCTCAAAACCCCCTCTAAGGATGCTTGAGTGCCTTCTATTTGCGAACTTAAAAGAGCTTCTTTTTTTACATACATTGCTATAAAAAGATCAGAATTAGGAAGAACATTAACCACTCCATCAAGTCTTGACAAAGCTCTATCTGCTTCTGAAAGTATATTTCTCAGTTTTTCACTATATTTTATTGGTTTTATTGATGGTAATGTTACAGGTATGAACGCTTTATATCCACCTGGTTGAATTAGATATTTTCCAGTTTGACCATCTTGCATAATCGAATCCAATCTTTTTAATTTTTTAAGTCCAGTATTTCTGTCTTAGAGTATTATTAGTTATTCTTAGTCCATTATACTTGACTTATAATATTTTTTCAACTTTTAAGTCAGGGAAATCTATCTTATTTCCACAAGAATTTGCCAATTGTTTTATTCAGTTTTTTGCCTACAATTTTATTTTTTGCCCGGCGGGCAATTTTCTTGGGGTCGCCGCTTGCTACTTTGCTGACATCATTGGCTGCCCGGGCTAATTTGTAGAGCATACTGACCAGTTTAGACATGATTTTCCTCCCTTCTTGTTTGGGTAACAATGCGGGTTGGATGGTTTTTTGGTTTTTTGGTTTTTTGTTTTTGGTTTTTAGACTAATACTACTAAAGATTCAAGATTAAATGAATGTTATAGTCTACCGGTCTGCCGGTCAAAACAGTATCGTGTATCAAGTATGTAGTATCGAGTCAAAATACAAAAAATAGTCTACCGGTCACCCTGTCTTCCGGTCTGCCAATCAAATACAAAATAAGAAAAATAAAAGACGATTTAGGTTAGTGGTTTTAATTTCTTTCACTACATACACGATACTAACGACTCGATACTATTTTATAAGTGGATGAGATTGCTTTGTCGCTTCGCTCCGAGCAATGACAGAAAAGAGGGCTCTGTCCTATGGCAAGATAACAGTATTCCGTATAACTTTAAAACAATGTAAATACAATAAATAAATATATAATAAAAAGTTTTTTGGTAAAACCGAAGATGATTGAGAAATTTTATTTTACCTTATTACACTGCTACATTTGATTTATTCTCATTTCTGATTATAATTTCCGGGTTTTTGTTTTCTTTAGGAATCGGCAATTTTCTTTCTTTTAATAAATCCAGATGTTCTTCCATTCCCCATCTTGCCTGATAAATACAATCTTCTACAGAATGTCCAACTCCAGTGAATCCTTCAATATCAGGAGAATAAAAAGTAAAGAAGGTGGGATCTTCTGTTGCTTCTATTACCAGCGAATATTTTAAATTAATCATTTTATAAGTTCTCCTTTATTTTAAACCTGCACTTTTTAAAATAAACTTACAGGTACCTGTTGGTACTTCTTTCGATCCATGGTAATCAATTCTAATTAATTTCTTTATTCCGGGTTTGCTATAATAGCGAATTGAACCTTTTTCCTTGACAATAGAGTAACCGTTTTTTTCTAAGATTCTAACTAATTCGCTGAATTTCAAAACTTGCTCCTTGTTTATTAATTATTAATAACTTTTTAATATTTTTTCCTATTTCTTATTATAAAGTAAGGGATTCATATTTTCAATTTTGCTTTTATTTAAGTAATTAGCTACTTTTTTTAGGAACAAAGTCAATTATTAAATCAGAATCACAGGCTTTGGCGATTCTATTTAACAGTTTTATGCTATATCCCTGATAATTATCGCTTTCATATCTTGATATAGCTGATTTTGTTGTGTTGATGCGTTTGGCCAGATCTGCCTGGGTTAAATTTGCTTTATATCTAGCCCTGGCAATTCGTTCTCCGATACAAACATTTTGATATTCTTCATTAAATTTATCTCTAAATTCCTTGTTCTGCATTAACTTATCAAAATAAGTTTTATCCTTTTTCATAATAATCCTTAGCTGGCATCTTTCCTGTTTTAGTAAAATAAAATTCAACTTGAAATTTATATCCTTGGTAAAAAATGTAATCTTCTTTTTTAGGAACTTTCATATAACAAGCCTTTCGATTAAAATGTTAGCATATATGCGAACTTATGTCAAGAATTTTACTCTTACTCTTCTTATTTCAACTGGAATTTGTAAATTAAATACAAGAAAATATAGTGACAAGTACTTAGTGATGAGTAATAAGCAAATAAATACTGTGGGTATAAATGTATGAGATTGCCTTATTAGTCGTTTGTCGTTGGTAGTTAGTAGCTAGTTTAAGACAATCGAATTCAGTGATAAGTGATGAGTGACCAGTAATGAGCCTAAAAACGAAAAACCATAAAATAAAAACTTTTTTTCACAATTCCAAGTTTAGTTCAATCTGGAGCGCTCTGTTTATTTCCTTCATAATATCAGCAGATAGATAAGTTATTTTTTCACCTAACTCTGTTTTTTCAATAGTAAAAATTGAATCTGCCTGAAACTTTGTGGGCTTAGAAAATCCTTTTTTTACCAGGACTTCTATTGGATAGACAGTATCTGTATTTTGAGCAGTACCAGGGATGACTACAACATCACTGCTGTACTGGTTCCCCAGATTATTTGAAACAACCAAAAGTGGTCTGATCTTCTTTTTACCGGGTCCCCAGTATACCTCTCCTCTTTTTGGGAAAATCATAATTGCTCCTCTTTTTCCTGTCTTTTGATAACTTTTTGTTGTGCTTTACGTAGCTCAGAATAGGAATCAGATTTATTTG
Proteins encoded in this window:
- a CDS encoding type II toxin-antitoxin system HicB family antitoxin, whose amino-acid sequence is MINLKYSLVIEATEDPTFFTFYSPDIEGFTGVGHSVEDCIYQARWGMEEHLDLLKERKLPIPKENKNPEIIIRNENKSNVAV
- a CDS encoding type II toxin-antitoxin system PemK/MazF family toxin, which encodes MIFPKRGEVYWGPGKKKIRPLLVVSNNLGNQYSSDVVVIPGTAQNTDTVYPIEVLVKKGFSKPTKFQADSIFTIEKTELGEKITYLSADIMKEINRALQIELNLEL
- a CDS encoding Fic family protein, with protein sequence MQDGQTGKYLIQPGGYKAFIPVTLPSIKPIKYSEKLRNILSEADRALSRLDGVVNVLPNSDLFIAMYVKKEALLSSQIEGTQASLEGVLRFEANLEPEEDINEVKEVINYIKALNYGIARLSELPISNRLIKEIHKILIQGTRGTSKIPGEFRKIQNWIGLPGAALSDAIFVPPPPEKVPELMSELEKFIHQKDEIPPLIKIALIHAQFETIHPFLDGNGRVGRLLITFYLYCKKILSHPLLYLSVYLKKNRSRYYDLLMEIREQDRWEEWLKFFLEGIKEVSEEALILAKEIIILKEKLLKTLFLNKISSIYAVELLNLLFIKPIITSTDIVKNLNTSKETANQLIKKFEKINIIREISGKKRYKKYIFLDYINIIKKGTEL
- a CDS encoding type II toxin-antitoxin system HicA family toxin, which gives rise to MKFSELVRILEKNGYSIVKEKGSIRYYSKPGIKKLIRIDYHGSKEVPTGTCKFILKSAGLK
- a CDS encoding helix-turn-helix transcriptional regulator, giving the protein MNFILLKQERCQLRIIMKKDKTYFDKLMQNKEFRDKFNEEYQNVCIGERIARARYKANLTQADLAKRINTTKSAISRYESDNYQGYSIKLLNRIAKACDSDLIIDFVPKKSS